TACTAAACCCAACTAAATTTGACTGCACATATGCAGAGGGATTTTCTATTGAATATCTTACACCTGCCTGTGCAGCTAAATTAATAACAATTCTGATTTTTGATCCATTATAAACATTGTTAAATATCATTTTTAAATTACTCTTGCTAGCAAGATCACCTTTGAAGAATTTAAATTCTCCTTTTTCATTAAAAGAAATATTTTTAATTTTCTCGATTCGATCTTTTTTTAGAGTTTGATCATAATAATTGTTTATATTGTCAAATCCTATAACCTGAAATCCATTTTTTATTAATTTAATACATAGATGAAATCCTATAAATCCAGCTGCGCCAGTAACTAATATAACCATTTAACACCCAAATGTATTATTCAATTTAAATTATATATCACCCTAAAGATCATATGAATGAGAAAATCTTTCAGCAAAACATTTTAGAAACAACTCCAAATAATAGATTTAACTCAACTCAGTATTTATAAATATATATTTCTTATTTTAAGATTTTTAAAGTCTTTTAAAAGGAGTTAATGATAAAAAGTTTTATTGAATAAAATAAATTTTGATTATAGTCAAATATATCTGATAATCTAAGATTTAATTAGAAAAAAATATTCAGTATTAATGGCAAATAATTTGAAAATTAAAGATTCAAAAATAATACCTGTTATTTTATGTGGTGGTTCAGGAACACGTCTTTGGCCACTATCTAGAGCAAGTTTTCCAAAACAATTCATATCACTAAATTCAGATACAAAAAAGTCTTTACTCCAAAAAACTCAATTAAGAATAAGAGACTTAAAGAATCTTAGCGATCCTATTCTTATTTGCAATGAAGATCATAGATTTATAGTGGCTGAACAGATAAGAGAAATTGAAGTAGAAGAATTTTCAATTTTATTAGAACCTATTGGAAAGAATACTGCACCTGGAATAACTGTTGCAGCACTAAAAGCTTTGGAAAAAGATCCCGATCCAATATTACTAGTTCTAGCTTCCGACCATGAAATAAAAAATAATCAAATTTTTGTTAAAGCATTAAATGAAGGGATTAATTATGCTTTAAAAGATCAAATAGTTACTTTCGGTATAATTCCTAATTCTCCCGAGACTGGTTATGGCTATATAAAAGCATCGAAGCCTCTATCTGAGGAAAATCTTAAAGGAGAAAAGATAGAACAGTTTTTAGAAAAACCTGATATTAAAACAGCACAAGAGCTTATTAAGAACAAACATTATTCTTGGAATAGTGGAATATTTATTTTTAAAGCCAGAACTTTATTAAATGAGATAAGTAAATTTTCTCCTGAAATATTGACATATTGTAAAAGATCTTTAAAAAACAGTATCAAAGACTTAGATTTCCAGAGATTAAACAAAATTGATTTTGAAAAATGTCCAAATAAATCATTTGACATAGCCGTAATGGAAAAAACTGATAAAGGGATTGTTATACCTCTTAATTGCGGCTGGAATGATATTGGTAGTTGGAAAGCAATTTGGGAAAACTCAAAAAAAGATAATTGTGGAAATTATATTCAGGGGAAAGTAATCGCAGAAAAGACAAAAGACTCTTACTTAAGAAGTGAAAACAGACTTATCGTAGGTCTTGGGCTAGATAATTTAATAGTAGTCGAAACAAATGATGCAGTATTAATAGCTGATAAAAACCAATCTCAAATTGTTAAAAATATTGTTCAGAAGCTTAAAGAAAGAGAAATAATAGAAGGACAGTATCACAAAGAAGTCAAAAGACCATGGGGATCATATCTATCATTGGTTCAAGATTTAAGATGGCAAGTAAAATTAATTTTAATAAAACCTGGACAACAGTTATCTTTACAAATGCATCATCACCGCTCAGAACATTGGGTGGTTGTTTCTGGGACTGCGAAAGTAAAAATTGACGAAAAAGAAAAATTTTTAAGTGAAAATGAAAGTATTCATATTCCTCTTGGATCAAAGCATAGATTGTCTAATCCTGGAAGGATGCCTCTAAAAATAATTGAAGTACAAAGCGGATCTTATGTAGGGGAAGACGATATACAAAGATTTGCAGATGATTACGGCAGGATATAGATAAAATTTCTAAATTTAATTAAATCCCTTTGGATTTAAAGATTGCCATTTCCATCCATCTTTGCACATATCTTTGATATTTCTTTTTGGTACCCAGTTTAATAAGGAGATTATTTTTTTATTATCTGCTACCGCATTTGCAACATCTCCAATACGTCTATTACAAAAAACATATGGGATTTTGCATTTATTTACTGACTCAAATGTTTTAACTAATTCTAAAACGCTTGTCCCGATTCCAGTACCAATATTTAATTCTAAATATTGAGGTTTATTTTCTATTAAAAACTCTAATGAAGAGATATGTGCCTCAGCTAAATCCATAACATGAATATAATCTCTCACCCCTGTACCATCAAAAGTCGGCCAGTCATTTCCAAAAATTCTTAGTTCTTTATGTTTACCTTGAACAACTTTGCAAAGAATGGGGAAAATATTATTTGGTTCTCCCAATGGATCTTCTCCTATTAAGCCACTTTTATGAGCACCTATTGGATTAAAGTACCTTAAATTTGCAATGCGCCAACTAGATTCTGAACTTCCAAAAATCCCTTTTAAAATAGTTTCGATAGCTGCTTTAGTAAAACCATAAGGATTTGTTGGATTTATAGGTTCGTTCTCAGTTATAGGATTGGTTTTTGTATTTCCATAGATTGTTGCACTACTACTAAAGATTATTGTGTGGCATTTAAATTCACACATAATTTTTAGTAGATTAATTGAACCACATACATTTGAATCCCAGTACATTAAAGGATTAGCAATTGACTCACCAACTGACTTTAAACCAGCGAAATGTATTACAGCTTCAATAGGACTTTTATTTTCCCTTG
The genomic region above belongs to Prochlorococcus marinus XMU1405 and contains:
- a CDS encoding mannose-1-phosphate guanylyltransferase/mannose-6-phosphate isomerase, with translation MANNLKIKDSKIIPVILCGGSGTRLWPLSRASFPKQFISLNSDTKKSLLQKTQLRIRDLKNLSDPILICNEDHRFIVAEQIREIEVEEFSILLEPIGKNTAPGITVAALKALEKDPDPILLVLASDHEIKNNQIFVKALNEGINYALKDQIVTFGIIPNSPETGYGYIKASKPLSEENLKGEKIEQFLEKPDIKTAQELIKNKHYSWNSGIFIFKARTLLNEISKFSPEILTYCKRSLKNSIKDLDFQRLNKIDFEKCPNKSFDIAVMEKTDKGIVIPLNCGWNDIGSWKAIWENSKKDNCGNYIQGKVIAEKTKDSYLRSENRLIVGLGLDNLIVVETNDAVLIADKNQSQIVKNIVQKLKEREIIEGQYHKEVKRPWGSYLSLVQDLRWQVKLILIKPGQQLSLQMHHHRSEHWVVVSGTAKVKIDEKEKFLSENESIHIPLGSKHRLSNPGRMPLKIIEVQSGSYVGEDDIQRFADDYGRI
- the galE gene encoding UDP-glucose 4-epimerase GalE yields the protein MKTILVTGGAGFIGSHTCLCLTEKNYQLIVVDSNINSTNKSLEKIKYMNPNSKIIFAKGDIRDLSFMRKVFNNARENKSPIEAVIHFAGLKSVGESIANPLMYWDSNVCGSINLLKIMCEFKCHTIIFSSSATIYGNTKTNPITENEPINPTNPYGFTKAAIETILKGIFGSSESSWRIANLRYFNPIGAHKSGLIGEDPLGEPNNIFPILCKVVQGKHKELRIFGNDWPTFDGTGVRDYIHVMDLAEAHISSLEFLIENKPQYLELNIGTGIGTSVLELVKTFESVNKCKIPYVFCNRRIGDVANAVADNKKIISLLNWVPKRNIKDMCKDGWKWQSLNPKGFN